The genomic stretch TGTTATCataatcataaaatatatatagtaTAGGAGAAGTGAATTTATAAGCACAGTTTcgtcatatatatttatttaatttaagTCCAATTGGATTCGGCCCacgttttcatttttttatactCCTATAAAACGGTCCGTGGTTAATTACGAACACAAAGAAAAAGTTTCTGCTTCTATCCAATGGGCCCGTTTTGCGCCGTGTCTGTCGTTCGCGGGCCTCCAAAACCATAACGTGACTTGATCCAATCCAGCCCAATCCGCTTCTCTCCTCACGCGCGCCTGCCAAGTGCCAACACCACTACAGCTACAGCACACCACCACCGGGGCACCGGATAAGGCAAGAGCGCTGCGCCGCTGCCCGCTGCCCGCTGAGGGGAGCCTGCTGCCTGCCAAGGAAGGAAAAGGGAAGCCTCTGGCATAGCCCATGGCGCGGGGCGGCCACGTCGCGGCTCTCTCCCTGCCACCGCGTCTCGCCGCGACGACGCCGTGCTCCGGCCGCCCTGTCCGAGCTAGCTGCGCCAGGCCGGTGCCAGCAgggggcgcgcggcggcggggccGCGGACGCCTCATGGTGGTGCGGGCCGGCGGGCCGCCCAGCACCAACCAGCTCATCCTCGCCTTCGTGCTCCCGCTCTCCCTCTTCGTCGGCACGCTCGTCACCGCCGCCCGCGTCGCCGACGACCTCGACGACCGATTCCTAAGGGAGGTACGATTACGAATTTACGATACGAGTACCACTACCACGCGCTTCTGTTACTGCTAGCAGCTAGCTGCTGCGTATACTCTACTAATCAGCTGTTAGCTTCATTCCTCGTTAATTTACTTGAATTCGTCCTGCTAACCAGTAACTGCACGTCTGTGACAGATTGCATTACTATTATGATTATTTTGCACTTCGCAAATGAGATTCTGATGATGATTTTCGTCAACAATTGAAATTGTTAGCAAGCAGCCAAGCACCATGCGCGTCTGATTGTAGTTAGTGCTACCTGCGAATAGAATTGTACATCTGACTATTCATTTCCTTGTTGGCAACTTGGCATATACGCGAGAGCATGTCTGAACCTGAAGAGACACAC from Sorghum bicolor cultivar BTx623 chromosome 3, Sorghum_bicolor_NCBIv3, whole genome shotgun sequence encodes the following:
- the LOC8081322 gene encoding uncharacterized protein LOC8081322 isoform X5; this encodes MARGGHVAALSLPPRLAATTPCSGRPVRASCARPVPAGGARRRGRGRLMVVRAGGPPSTNQLILAFVLPLSLFVGTLVTAARVADDLDDRFLREEWLEMLGAAMPVQAWKLQEAMPVQAWKRQPASTSWKDQDQDQDQLRYSYMFAAATDRL
- the LOC8081322 gene encoding uncharacterized protein LOC8081322 isoform X4, which gives rise to MARGGHVAALSLPPRLAATTPCSGRPVRASCARPVPAGGARRRGRGRLMVVRAGGPPSTNQLILAFVLPLSLFVGTLVTAARVADDLDDRFLREMEINRAILEENEASDEDGAGEEEDDGDIIVYDEGEEEELPPVPVEEKEPAVVGPRTRNRPRRRV
- the LOC8081322 gene encoding uncharacterized protein LOC8081322 isoform X2, which gives rise to MARGGHVAALSLPPRLAATTPCSGRPVRASCARPVPAGGARRRGRGRLMVVRAGGPPSTNQLILAFVLPLSLFVGTLVTAARVADDLDDRFLREEWLEMLGAAMPVQAWKLQEAMPVQAWKRQPASTSWKDQDQDQDQLRYSYMFAAATDRQGHGGGKF